In a single window of the Planctomycetota bacterium genome:
- a CDS encoding 50S ribosomal protein L27, whose translation MAHKKGQGSSRNGRDSNAQRRGVKKFAGQTVRAGNILVRQVGTKFQPGRNVGMGTDYTLFALVDGVVGFDREGRRVNVVAGQG comes from the coding sequence ATGGCCCACAAAAAAGGTCAGGGTTCCAGTCGCAACGGCCGTGATTCGAACGCCCAGCGGCGCGGGGTGAAGAAGTTTGCCGGGCAGACCGTCCGCGCCGGCAACATCCTCGTGCGCCAGGTCGGGACGAAGTTCCAGCCCGGGCGCAACGTCGGCATGGGCACCGACTACACGCTGTTTGCCCTCGTCGACGGCGTCGTCGGCTTCGACCGGGAAGGCCGTCGCGTCAACGTCGTCGCCGGCCAAGGCTGA
- the obgE gene encoding GTPase ObgE: MFVDRVRIEVVAGDGGRGSGSFRREKYVPRGGPDGGDGGAGGSVILAAEAGVDSLAALAHRAQWRAPHGEPGGPANCHGRSAEDIVLLVPPGTIVTDEQTGLVLRDLARPGDRLVAAQGGAGGFGNVHFKSSTNRAPRTTTPGGKGEARRLALELKVIADVGLVGLPNAGKSTLLSRLSRARPQIADYAFTTKSPMLGIVAIDRDRSFVLADLPGLIEGAHAGTGLGHEFLRHVERAGILVHVVEPAPLDGSDPLANHRTIRAELAAYDPLLALRPEITIVSKAELPGSAEIRERLEAELGRPVLAVSAVTGAGLDRLLHAVVRQLDSPPDAAAPAQDRPR, from the coding sequence ATGTTCGTCGACCGGGTGCGGATCGAGGTGGTGGCCGGTGACGGCGGCCGTGGCAGCGGCAGCTTCCGCCGCGAGAAGTACGTGCCGCGCGGTGGCCCCGACGGCGGCGATGGCGGTGCCGGCGGCAGCGTGATCCTCGCCGCCGAGGCGGGGGTCGATTCGCTCGCCGCACTCGCCCACCGGGCCCAGTGGCGTGCCCCGCATGGCGAACCGGGCGGCCCGGCCAATTGCCATGGCCGCTCGGCCGAGGACATCGTCCTCCTCGTGCCCCCCGGCACGATCGTCACCGACGAGCAGACGGGCCTGGTGCTCCGCGATCTCGCCCGCCCCGGCGACCGGCTCGTGGCGGCGCAGGGAGGGGCCGGCGGCTTCGGCAACGTCCACTTCAAGTCGTCCACCAACCGCGCCCCGCGGACGACCACCCCCGGTGGCAAGGGGGAGGCGCGGCGGCTGGCACTCGAGCTGAAGGTGATCGCCGACGTCGGCCTGGTCGGCCTCCCCAACGCCGGCAAGAGCACGCTCCTCTCGCGCCTCTCGCGCGCCCGGCCGCAGATCGCCGACTACGCCTTCACCACCAAATCGCCGATGCTCGGGATCGTGGCGATCGACCGCGACCGGAGCTTCGTCCTCGCCGACCTCCCGGGGCTGATCGAGGGGGCGCACGCCGGCACGGGGCTGGGGCACGAGTTTCTCCGGCATGTCGAGCGCGCCGGGATCCTCGTCCATGTGGTCGAGCCGGCTCCGCTCGACGGCTCCGATCCGCTCGCCAACCACCGCACGATCCGCGCCGAGCTGGCGGCCTACGATCCGCTCCTCGCCCTTCGCCCCGAGATCACGATCGTCAGCAAGGCCGAGCTGCCCGGCTCCGCGGAGATCCGCGAGCGCCTCGAAGCGGAGCTCGGCCGCCCCGTGCTCGCCGTCAGTGCCGTCACCGGTGCCGGGCTCGACCGGCTGCTCCACGCCGTCGTCCGCCAGCTCGACAGCCCGCCCGACGCCGCCGCGCCAGCGCAGGATCGCCCCCGATGA